Sequence from the Cucumis sativus cultivar 9930 chromosome 1, Cucumber_9930_V3, whole genome shotgun sequence genome:
aaatgaaggaagaaCTTAGGTTTGAGATTTGGAAGAGGAATATCAATTTGGTAAAAATcttattgtaaaataaaaattggcAAAAAGCCTTTCAATATTTCCAATAAATCCTttaaataacctaattacatgtaAAAATGCACGTAATTAGTTCACCAAATCTCAACACTTAACATTCCACTAACCATTGTAATAATTCaccctcacctatgcaaatctaagaataatattgtgtgaacaaaaattcatagttagctcaagattatgattaagttacctatattatcaataatcgaaataatcatttttatataatcaacgatgttataacttaaaagtgactatttaaTTGTTCTACATATCATGCCCCCATttccatgtctctacatgaatcATTCTGAATCACATCATTTGTACTAACTATAAAGTAGGATTCATCTATAATGTCCTCAAAATAAGGCGATCAATCTTATAGCATCAGGACTTTATACTTGAACTTGATCCATAtttctacataaagttcaagtctaCACTGTATAACATCGAGACCTTAGCTTATTGGATTCAATATTAGATACAGACCTTAGCTTATTGGATTCAATATTAGAGTATTCAATTTTCCCTAATAagttctcaataacaactttattctatagaatataatttaaactacaaactacgaattttatgacataaatttTCACATAAGCAACAAATGATCTTTATCTCTCAAAAGAAATGAGAGTAAAAGATATTATGAAAATCACAAAACTATCATAAGCTCCTAACTCACTTTCTTAACGAACTTTCTTTACCAGCCCTTTACAAAACAATCTCTCTATATGATGTATACTACAAGGGTATAAGAAAGCTTGTATATCCCTTTCTTATTTCCATATTCAATCACAACTCCATCCCTTAAACATCAAGatacatatttattatataaaaaaatagaaattaatcTAATACAAGCTTGGCTGAAAAACTCCCATTTTCTCTacgaaacaaaaaataatgtcTAGAAAAACTCCCTTTACCGTGGCTGAGAATAGATTCAATTATACTCTTAATATCATCccttttttcaatgttttagTATCCCTCTTATCTGGATTTagaaagatggaaaaagaTTCTCACGCGTTTACACTAATTTAACCTTAAGCACTTTTAACCACTTATGGCTATGTCTTCtggttttaaataaaaccaacatacacaataatttgaatatattctAAAGACAATACAAAAACCGATTCATAATAaccacaaaatttatatttggttctaAAACCACTCAACCACATTCCACTCAAACCAACAGATCCCCAAAAGCCAGGATCTCTCCCTTCTTTAAGGCAATTTCTTTTGATCAATTCAAACCTCATTACAATCCCAacctcatcttcttcattttccatttcaacCATATAATAAACAGCACAGTTTAtcaacttctctttctctctttctatctATATATCTCTCTCTCTGCAAACACTGCAGAGACTGGATAGCCATGGCTGCCTGTGGAAGCCTGCAACACATTTTTGAAAACCCATTACCCGAAAATTCAACTCTCTTTGAACACCTCTCATCATGGAACCAGATAATGCCCTTGAAGCCGACCGAACCATCGTCATTTACAGAGATCTTTGGAGAGCTTCATTTCAAAGAGAGTTTCGTTCCCCATTCTTTTTCATCATTGTCGTCTTTGACAGAATCATCGAACTCTCCATCCGCTGTTGATGACATATGGAAAGAACCATCGTCAAATGGTGAACGTGAACCATCCAGCTTCCATAGGAAAAGCAATAGCTTCTCGTCGACCAATTCCGAAAGCTTGCAACTTTGCACAGAAGGGCTTGGATATGAAAGCTTAGATGATGTTGAGGATTTGAAAGGGGTGATGGATGAAAAGGAATGGCAGGAGGATGAAGAGGAAAGGACCTTAAAAAAACAGATTAATTATCCAAATTTGAAGCCTGGAATGATTAACAGGACAAAATTAGCAAATATGGAAGATTTTCCTCCACCAATTTCTTGTATGGGAAAGAGTGGAAAGCCTTGGGTAGGTTTCAAATCTTATAGGTATGGTGGAAGGTTTATATTGAAGGAAGTGAGAGTTCCCACCCACGAATTTCTACATGCTTCCAGAGAAAATGGACGTTTGAAACTGCATATTCTTGTACCAAATGAGCAGACCAGAGAAGGTGAGGATGAGGCCGACGACAACAACAAGAACTGTGAAAATACTATTGGGAAATGTAAGGTTGAAACTAGGCCATGATGAAATAAGAGGCAATCACTTTCTTAGGTAGAATATTTCAAGATTAGACTTGTCAACTTCTCTTCTATAAAATGATGAATATTGTCGTTTGAACCTTCTTTTTCCTACCAGGTTATTGATTGATTGCCTTGTTCCCTAGGAATTATCATGTGCCCAATTCGATTCACTCTAACTTTGATGTTCTCTGTTTCATATTTTACCAAACACCATCTGGAATTCTGGACTAATAAGTAATA
This genomic interval carries:
- the LOC116402912 gene encoding protein FAF-like, chloroplastic yields the protein MAACGSLQHIFENPLPENSTLFEHLSSWNQIMPLKPTEPSSFTEIFGELHFKESFVPHSFSSLSSLTESSNSPSAVDDIWKEPSSNGEREPSSFHRKSNSFSSTNSESLQLCTEGLGYESLDDVEDLKGVMDEKEWQEDEEERTLKKQINYPNLKPGMINRTKLANMEDFPPPISCMGKSGKPWVGFKSYRYGGRFILKEVRVPTHEFLHASRENGRLKLHILVPNEQTREGEDEADDNNKNCENTIGKCKVETRP